The following are from one region of the Cinclus cinclus chromosome 7, bCinCin1.1, whole genome shotgun sequence genome:
- the LOC134046433 gene encoding beta-microseminoprotein-like, protein MPRLMSKKGPLPPVFLTDKSFLAFLLAMGIIVTLGDAACFVAPRKPGWPYKGCMLNGKLYPFGHIERTEDCYTCSCREDGLRCCSLFFNPGYDKEKCKVIFNRKRCDYDVVQKDDPSKVCSAFGRVG, encoded by the exons ATGCCCAGGCTTATGAGTAAAAAGGGACCCCTTCCTCCTGTTTTTCTTACCGAC AAGAGCTTTCTGGCTTTCCTTCTTGCAATGGGCATCATAGTGACCCTGGGTGATGCAGCCTGCTTTGTTGCACCTCGAAAGCCAGGGTGGCCCTACAAAG gtTGTATGCTGAATGGCAAACTGTATCCCTTTGGACACATTGAGAGGACAGAAGATTGCTACACATGCAGCTGCCGTGAAGATGGACTGCGGTGCTGTTCCCT CTTTTTTAATCCTGGTTatgacaaagagaaatgcaaagtcATTTTCAACAGAAAGCGCTGTGACTATGATGTGGTACAGAAAGACGATCCCTCCAAGGTGTGTTCTGCATTTGGTCGTGTGGGCTAA